In Gemmata obscuriglobus, a single genomic region encodes these proteins:
- a CDS encoding ISKra4 family transposase: protein MREACTRSRAQTVADHTRCRLGFTDREGRAKRGRARTCAKTHPGRSKGPHTRTVVTAVGPIELERRYFHCPTCGQGEFGADRGLGLSGYVTPGACRMAVLLGVQQSFAKAEVTLAEVVGWELDDNTIRQLCHATAAQATATRQHRSTAEVFTRAQAAARTERPVDSELHIDAGKVNTVEDGWRDLKMAVFARRERSAPTTAMDWEGRDLPTPLARSVIAAVEEASLFGKRCHDEATRLEWTDSSQMTVLGDGAEWLWNVSEQHFRDATQVLDFWHGAEYLASGAKAVFGPGVQAATAFVRGKSKLLEDGYPGLVDWIGELTGQMPAGGDGAALGGVLNYFCGQQGRLNYAVRLRRGQSIGSGLVEGTVKQLLNIRMKQTGARWNLGHVAPFVELGALAAGPEWKGFWENQ from the coding sequence CTGCGAGAAGCATGCACTCGATCAAGGGCGCAAACTGTTGCGGACCACACTCGGTGCCGCCTTGGGTTCACGGATCGAGAAGGACGAGCAAAAAGGGGGCGCGCCCGCACCTGCGCGAAGACGCACCCCGGGCGCTCCAAAGGACCGCACACCCGAACGGTTGTGACCGCCGTTGGTCCGATTGAGCTGGAGCGGAGGTATTTCCACTGCCCCACTTGCGGGCAAGGCGAGTTCGGAGCCGATCGCGGGCTGGGCCTCAGCGGCTACGTCACCCCGGGCGCCTGTCGGATGGCCGTCTTGCTGGGCGTCCAACAGTCCTTCGCCAAAGCCGAAGTGACTCTGGCCGAGGTGGTCGGCTGGGAATTGGACGACAACACCATCCGGCAACTCTGCCACGCCACGGCGGCCCAGGCCACCGCCACCCGGCAACACCGCTCGACCGCTGAAGTCTTCACCCGAGCCCAAGCCGCGGCCAGGACCGAGCGGCCGGTGGACAGCGAGTTGCACATCGACGCGGGCAAGGTCAACACTGTGGAGGACGGTTGGCGGGATCTCAAGATGGCCGTTTTTGCCCGGCGCGAGCGAAGTGCGCCGACCACGGCGATGGACTGGGAGGGACGCGACCTGCCAACCCCGTTGGCGCGGTCGGTGATCGCGGCCGTGGAGGAGGCGAGCCTGTTCGGGAAGCGGTGTCACGACGAGGCCACGCGACTGGAGTGGACCGATTCGAGCCAAATGACGGTACTGGGGGATGGGGCCGAGTGGTTGTGGAACGTGTCCGAGCAGCACTTCCGTGACGCGACCCAGGTCCTCGACTTCTGGCATGGGGCGGAGTACCTCGCCAGCGGGGCGAAGGCGGTGTTCGGTCCCGGGGTCCAAGCCGCGACGGCGTTTGTCCGGGGCAAGTCGAAGCTGCTGGAAGACGGATATCCCGGGTTGGTGGACTGGATCGGAGAACTGACCGGGCAGATGCCCGCCGGAGGCGACGGAGCCGCCTTGGGCGGCGTATTGAATTACTTTTGTGGCCAACAGGGGCGGTTGAATTATGCGGTGCGTTTGCGGCGGGGGCAGTCGATTGGAAGCGGGTTGGTGGAGGGAACGGTTAAGCAATTGCTCAACATCAGAATGAAACAAACTGGGGCGAGATGGAATCTGGGGCATGTGGCACCGTTTGTCGAACTGGGGGCATTAGCAGCGGGGCCGGAGTGGAAGGGGTTTTGGGAAAACCAATAA